The Rhodothermales bacterium genome contains a region encoding:
- a CDS encoding sigma 54-interacting transcriptional regulator, translating into MSAAEPQNRSNLEALFDIALTLNSIQESGALMEKVLEAAMDALGADRGFVLLNSETERAGFEVRASMNFTEEQLGDVVRISTSVVHRVLQTGEPVMVHEALEDERFSGAESIVVQRIKSIACVPLRLKSRQIGAIYMDCLTDRSRFKQDNLPFLEAFSNLAAVAIENARLYQTLRDENRQLRSELQRIHGFDEMIGQSPPMRRLYAIMERVLDNDATVLIEGESGTGKELVARAIHYNGHRQKKPFLALFCGSLPDTLLESELFGYKKGAFTGAAVDKAGLFEAADGGTLFLDEVGDLSPSLQTALLRVLQEGEIKRIGETKVRHVDVRILSATNKPLKQLIKDGSFREDLLYRLNTISLTTPPLRDRGMDIPLLANFFLDKYAVGRREYIKGFTPEAIEAMRAHPWPGNVRELQNTIERAVVMARGEFLDVEDMNLPAGEKPLKRTYHEMLNEGQTLADIEKRVVLEAMKDSDGNVSETARRLGVSRGWIHNRLKEWNLPTS; encoded by the coding sequence ATGTCCGCTGCGGAACCGCAAAACAGATCCAACCTCGAAGCGCTGTTCGACATTGCGCTGACGCTAAATTCCATTCAGGAATCCGGGGCGTTGATGGAGAAGGTGCTGGAGGCCGCGATGGACGCGCTCGGCGCCGATCGAGGCTTCGTGCTGCTCAACTCGGAAACGGAGCGCGCCGGCTTTGAAGTCCGCGCCAGCATGAACTTTACCGAGGAGCAGCTGGGCGATGTCGTGCGCATCTCGACCAGCGTCGTACACCGGGTGTTGCAGACCGGTGAGCCGGTGATGGTGCACGAGGCCCTCGAGGACGAGCGGTTCAGTGGCGCGGAGAGCATCGTGGTGCAGCGCATCAAGTCGATCGCGTGTGTGCCGCTGCGCCTGAAAAGCCGGCAGATCGGTGCGATCTATATGGATTGCCTGACCGATCGGAGCCGGTTCAAGCAGGACAACCTCCCCTTTCTGGAAGCCTTCTCGAATCTCGCGGCGGTGGCCATCGAAAACGCACGGCTGTACCAGACGCTGCGCGACGAAAACCGCCAGCTTCGGAGCGAGCTGCAGCGGATCCACGGCTTCGATGAAATGATCGGGCAGAGCCCGCCGATGCGCCGGCTTTATGCGATCATGGAACGCGTGCTCGACAACGACGCCACCGTGCTCATCGAAGGCGAGAGCGGCACGGGGAAGGAGCTGGTGGCCCGCGCGATCCATTACAACGGCCACCGCCAGAAAAAGCCGTTTCTCGCGCTATTTTGCGGCTCGCTGCCGGACACGCTGCTGGAGAGCGAGTTGTTCGGGTACAAAAAAGGCGCGTTTACGGGAGCGGCTGTGGACAAGGCCGGCCTGTTCGAGGCCGCAGACGGCGGGACCCTGTTTCTGGATGAAGTCGGCGACCTGAGCCCGTCGCTCCAGACGGCGTTGTTGCGCGTGCTGCAGGAGGGCGAGATCAAACGGATCGGCGAGACCAAGGTGCGGCATGTCGACGTACGCATCCTTTCCGCGACCAACAAACCGCTGAAGCAGCTCATCAAGGACGGCTCCTTCCGCGAGGATCTGCTCTACCGCCTCAACACGATATCGCTGACCACGCCTCCTCTGCGCGACCGCGGGATGGACATCCCGCTGCTGGCGAACTTCTTTCTGGACAAATACGCCGTGGGCCGGCGGGAGTACATCAAGGGATTTACACCCGAGGCGATCGAGGCCATGCGCGCGCATCCGTGGCCGGGCAACGTGCGCGAGTTGCAGAACACGATCGAGCGCGCCGTCGTCATGGCGCGGGGCGAATTTCTCGATGTGGAGGATATGAACCTGCCGGCGGGAGAAAAGCCCCTCAAGCGGACGTATCATGAGATGCTGAATGAGGGACAAACCCTCGCCGATATCGAAAAACGCGTCGTGCTCGAAGCGATGAAGGACAGCGACGGCAACGTGTCCGAGACGGCCCGTCGCCTCGGGGTATCGCGCGGCTGGATCCACAATCGCCTCAAGGAATGGAATCTCCCGACCTCGTAG